In Deltaproteobacteria bacterium, a genomic segment contains:
- the flgG gene encoding flagellar basal-body rod protein FlgG → MIRTLFSAATGMQAQQLNMDTISNNLANVNTTGFKKGRPDFQDLIYQTLQLAGMASSATTEVPTGMQVGLGVRPAAIQRLFIQGDFVKTDNSLDLAVEGQGFFQVQHPNGDTLYSRSGAFKLDSDGRVVSSDGWLLLPEITIPADAEQINVASDGTVSVRQAGNTAAVQVGNIELVTFSNPTGLDGAGRNNFRATDASGDPIAGTPGEDGLGEIQQGYLELSNVSVVDEMVAMIVAQRAYEANSKSIQAGDQILQMANNLRR, encoded by the coding sequence ATGATCAGAACCCTGTTTTCGGCGGCAACGGGCATGCAGGCCCAACAGCTCAACATGGACACCATCTCGAACAACTTGGCCAACGTTAATACAACGGGTTTCAAGAAGGGTCGTCCCGATTTCCAGGATCTGATCTACCAGACGTTGCAGTTGGCCGGGATGGCAAGCTCGGCAACAACCGAGGTTCCCACCGGCATGCAGGTGGGCCTGGGTGTCCGTCCCGCAGCCATTCAAAGGCTCTTTATCCAGGGAGATTTCGTCAAGACGGATAACTCATTGGATCTTGCAGTCGAAGGCCAGGGTTTCTTCCAAGTTCAGCACCCCAACGGCGACACCCTCTATTCTCGCTCCGGCGCGTTCAAGCTGGACTCGGACGGCCGGGTGGTAAGCTCGGACGGGTGGCTGCTGTTGCCGGAGATTACCATTCCGGCGGACGCCGAGCAAATCAACGTGGCTTCGGACGGCACCGTCAGCGTCCGTCAGGCGGGTAACACGGCTGCAGTTCAGGTGGGAAATATAGAGTTGGTCACGTTCTCGAATCCCACGGGGCTCGACGGCGCCGGTCGAAACAATTTCAGGGCCACGGACGCTTCGGGCGATCCTATCGCCGGGACGCCGGGAGAAGACGGGCTGGGTGAGATTCAACAAGGCTACTTGGAGCTTTCCAATGTGTCCGTCGTGGACGAAATGGTGGCTATGATCGTGGCCCAGAGGGCGTATGAGGCCAACAGCAAGTCGATTCAGGCCGGCGATCAGATCCTGCAAATGGCAAACAACCTCAGACGATAG
- a CDS encoding flagellar hook-basal body protein, with protein sequence MDRSIAALTAGLLSELKKLDTTSNNLANLNTPGFVRDETFSNWMSVFQLNARINPNPAGSDALRLQTLLENRNQDGTLVEAMPIMEPAALEHTGDPLDVAIKGDGFFVLRNGDQEIYTRRGRFSIDGEGNLLSTDGLPVMGADGPIRIPNGGGAQPNELTIEPDGAIFNGGQQVGQLKVVRMPEEGRLSKVGDTAFTMGTDVQPAPAGEKMQVVQGYLERSNVSVVKEMTDMISSMRSFETYQKVVQMVDELKGKFIQTVTG encoded by the coding sequence ATGGATCGGTCTATCGCGGCGCTTACGGCGGGGTTGTTATCCGAACTGAAGAAATTGGACACGACTTCCAACAATCTGGCCAACTTGAACACTCCCGGATTTGTCCGGGATGAGACGTTCAGCAATTGGATGAGCGTATTCCAGTTGAACGCGCGTATCAACCCAAACCCGGCGGGAAGCGATGCCCTCAGGCTTCAAACCCTGTTGGAAAACAGAAACCAGGACGGGACCTTGGTGGAGGCGATGCCCATCATGGAGCCCGCAGCATTGGAGCACACCGGGGATCCTCTTGATGTCGCCATCAAAGGAGACGGCTTTTTCGTGCTACGGAATGGGGATCAGGAGATTTATACGCGCCGGGGGCGATTTTCTATTGATGGAGAAGGCAACCTGTTGTCAACGGACGGTTTGCCGGTGATGGGCGCTGACGGTCCGATCCGGATTCCGAACGGCGGGGGCGCCCAGCCTAATGAACTCACCATCGAACCGGATGGAGCCATCTTCAATGGCGGCCAGCAGGTGGGTCAACTGAAAGTCGTACGGATGCCGGAAGAAGGGCGATTAAGCAAGGTCGGGGACACGGCTTTCACCATGGGGACGGATGTCCAACCTGCCCCTGCGGGAGAAAAGATGCAAGTTGTCCAGGGCTACTTGGAAAGAAGCAACGTGAGCGTCGTCAAAGAAATGACGGACATGATCAGTTCGATGCGGAGTTTTGAAACCTACCAGAAGGTGGTTCAGATGGTGGATGAACTGAAAGGCAAATTCATACAGACCGTCACAGGATAA
- a CDS encoding flagellar hook-basal body complex protein, with product MISSMWTAFLGLDTFGRSINVIGNNIANVATDGFKSDDTNFADLVVGTNRNKQDVATAVNGRGSMVSSIQTLFLQGPVLQTESDTSLAIIGDGFFNVADPNDNIFYTRNGNFFLDRSGNFVNDVGMSLQGFAFDPKTGTYAEELSDLNIPSVQHSVRTTEFSIENYRLDFSTGEALSHTLSVYDDVVGSVSEIGIDFSLHPGVQNGDSPWRCTLSPSLGSISNLNVPQASDPPVDPPLEAGEAAIDFYFTGGTLSGVGSEGLVSDINFDLELDGKLYNISWNLTDPDNPDQFLPGEIISTTLPTSSDGLLQDGFDNGDLANFTIDQNGIVFAEYTNDNPNATIPGRIAVTTFRALAGLEKIGETLFQATDAAGEASTGAANSSNRGITLQFNIEQSNVNLADELVKLLIAQQAFNANSNAISTSNQMLQTAIQMRT from the coding sequence ATGATTTCTTCGATGTGGACGGCCTTCTTGGGTTTGGACACCTTCGGAAGGAGCATCAACGTTATTGGCAACAACATTGCCAACGTGGCTACCGACGGCTTCAAATCGGATGACACCAATTTTGCCGACCTTGTGGTGGGCACCAACAGAAACAAGCAAGACGTGGCAACGGCGGTGAACGGCCGCGGAAGCATGGTTTCCAGTATCCAGACCTTATTTCTTCAGGGACCTGTGCTGCAAACGGAATCCGATACCAGTCTGGCCATCATCGGAGACGGCTTTTTCAATGTCGCCGACCCGAACGACAACATATTCTATACCAGGAACGGCAACTTCTTCCTGGATCGGTCCGGCAATTTCGTCAACGATGTCGGAATGAGCCTCCAGGGCTTTGCCTTTGATCCGAAAACCGGAACGTACGCGGAGGAGCTCAGCGACCTGAACATTCCATCCGTCCAGCATAGCGTGCGCACCACCGAATTCTCCATTGAAAATTACCGTTTGGATTTCAGCACCGGCGAAGCACTGTCGCATACTCTGTCGGTTTATGACGACGTGGTGGGAAGCGTATCGGAAATAGGGATCGATTTCTCGCTTCATCCGGGCGTTCAAAACGGCGATTCGCCCTGGCGGTGTACTCTTTCTCCATCCCTCGGAAGCATCAGCAACCTCAATGTGCCACAGGCATCCGACCCGCCGGTGGATCCTCCGTTGGAAGCCGGGGAGGCGGCCATTGACTTCTATTTCACCGGAGGAACGCTTTCAGGCGTCGGATCGGAGGGTCTTGTGTCGGATATCAACTTCGATCTCGAACTGGATGGTAAGTTGTACAATATTTCCTGGAACTTGACCGATCCGGACAACCCGGATCAATTTCTCCCCGGAGAAATCATCTCCACCACGCTTCCCACATCTTCGGACGGGCTCCTGCAGGATGGTTTCGACAACGGCGATCTGGCCAACTTTACTATTGACCAAAACGGCATTGTATTTGCCGAATACACCAACGACAACCCCAACGCCACCATTCCGGGCCGGATTGCCGTAACCACTTTTCGCGCCCTTGCAGGATTGGAGAAGATCGGGGAAACCCTCTTTCAGGCGACCGACGCGGCCGGAGAGGCGTCAACCGGAGCGGCAAATTCCAGCAATAGAGGGATAACGCTGCAGTTCAACATCGAGCAGTCCAACGTCAATCTCGCGGACGAACTGGTCAAGCTACTCATTGCCCAGCAGGCCTTCAACGCGAATTCCAACGCAATATCCACCAGCAACCAGATGCTGCAGACCGCCATCCAGATGAGGACCTGA
- a CDS encoding EscU/YscU/HrcU family type III secretion system export apparatus switch protein: protein MEGADKKRIKQKQSVALRYRPEKERAPRVVAKGKGHLAEKIIEIAKKHGVPIKYEPDLVQILSKLDLEQEVPPSLYRAVAEIFAFVYKLNHNYRRPT from the coding sequence ATGGAGGGAGCCGACAAGAAAAGAATCAAGCAGAAGCAATCGGTGGCTCTGCGTTATCGTCCCGAAAAAGAGCGGGCTCCCCGTGTCGTGGCCAAAGGCAAGGGGCATCTGGCGGAAAAGATTATCGAGATCGCCAAGAAACACGGAGTGCCAATAAAGTACGAACCCGATCTGGTGCAGATTCTGTCAAAGTTGGATCTGGAGCAGGAAGTACCTCCCTCCTTGTACCGGGCTGTGGCCGAAATCTTCGCTTTTGTTTACAAACTGAATCACAATTATCGAAGACCCACATAA
- a CDS encoding flagellar hook-length control protein FliK, giving the protein MKTIMTDPLSETAMKSGRGGLQQDLKSGFKLTPGSTIEAKVLETETNGRLRIEFLGNTRVARLEAASSNQEMTRRPMISAGKTAVFRVLSVRPELVVAVERTAVEDKGADPTRSRSAEIQKGSSERLLSSPQAVRTGQSIQGRLVAVEGSLDPPSETSPGGYRAVVEVNGKQAPVWLDRPSAVGEQHLFKVLQAKPGPLLSHQGVVANASETLPVQTFNYRNDSLLFAKVLQVGSGDLNSSPHPPARVEIGGQVVSVLLERPLKEGETHMFRVISDKGLPLLTPVLGDERNVEMSAASLRTFLNAQQAGPHLYDSVIRSLTELGAHVNADSPVAGSVQHVLKLIQSITYGGEQVGKADFFDRFLALAGHTLEAGLAGKQGGASQSSIPAQENLKSLLIQLDGQLSEILEQGGGKDGGSDLQNLSNHAQGPVRNLLQHLLATQIVNTVAFHEEGSLAFEVPFSWAGQVETGRLTVRFKYEDESGDKKERESPTEIMVVFLLDLENMGPLRVDAYLKKEDRISVTVMAERLDVADYVRDRLSELGVNLADRGFKVERISCLQVKRERIQTETSPEVSQLIESDRMHIVA; this is encoded by the coding sequence ATGAAGACGATAATGACGGACCCGTTGTCTGAAACCGCCATGAAATCCGGCAGGGGAGGGCTGCAACAGGATCTGAAGTCCGGGTTCAAGCTGACCCCCGGAAGTACGATCGAAGCAAAGGTCCTCGAGACGGAAACCAACGGCCGACTTCGTATCGAATTTCTGGGAAACACGCGGGTGGCAAGATTGGAGGCAGCCTCCTCGAATCAGGAAATGACCCGCCGGCCCATGATTTCGGCAGGAAAAACCGCGGTCTTTCGCGTTCTAAGCGTCCGCCCCGAGCTGGTGGTGGCAGTGGAGCGGACCGCCGTGGAAGACAAAGGGGCCGATCCGACACGATCTCGGAGCGCGGAAATCCAGAAAGGGAGCAGTGAAAGGCTTCTATCTTCTCCTCAGGCTGTGCGCACCGGCCAAAGTATTCAAGGGAGGCTGGTCGCTGTGGAAGGGTCGCTCGATCCACCGTCGGAAACATCGCCCGGCGGATATCGGGCAGTGGTGGAAGTGAACGGCAAGCAGGCGCCGGTTTGGCTGGACCGACCGTCCGCTGTGGGCGAACAACATCTTTTCAAGGTCCTGCAGGCGAAGCCCGGCCCGTTGCTGTCGCATCAGGGAGTCGTCGCCAACGCCTCGGAGACCCTCCCCGTTCAGACGTTCAACTACCGAAACGACAGTTTGCTTTTCGCTAAAGTGCTTCAAGTCGGCTCCGGAGATCTGAATTCATCTCCGCATCCGCCTGCCAGAGTCGAGATCGGCGGACAGGTCGTGAGCGTGTTGTTGGAACGCCCTTTGAAGGAAGGCGAGACCCATATGTTTCGAGTGATCTCGGACAAGGGCCTTCCTTTGTTGACGCCGGTGCTCGGCGACGAACGGAACGTCGAGATGTCGGCCGCGAGTTTAAGGACCTTTTTGAACGCACAGCAGGCCGGTCCGCACCTGTATGATTCCGTCATTCGGTCGTTAACGGAACTCGGCGCACACGTGAATGCAGATTCTCCGGTGGCCGGAAGCGTCCAGCACGTCCTGAAACTCATTCAGTCGATTACGTACGGCGGGGAACAGGTCGGCAAGGCCGATTTCTTCGATCGCTTTCTGGCCCTCGCCGGCCACACGTTGGAGGCCGGCCTGGCCGGTAAGCAAGGAGGGGCGTCGCAAAGCTCGATTCCTGCGCAGGAGAACCTGAAATCGCTTTTGATCCAATTAGACGGACAACTGTCGGAGATCCTCGAACAAGGGGGCGGGAAGGACGGAGGGTCCGATTTGCAAAACCTGTCCAACCATGCCCAAGGCCCGGTTCGGAATCTGCTGCAACATCTTCTGGCCACCCAAATCGTGAATACCGTGGCGTTTCACGAGGAAGGATCGCTCGCGTTCGAGGTGCCCTTCTCGTGGGCGGGTCAAGTGGAAACCGGCAGGCTGACCGTACGATTCAAATACGAAGATGAAAGCGGCGACAAGAAAGAACGAGAGTCTCCCACCGAAATCATGGTGGTGTTTCTTCTGGACCTCGAAAACATGGGTCCTTTACGTGTAGATGCCTACTTGAAAAAGGAGGATCGGATCTCCGTCACAGTGATGGCGGAGCGTCTCGACGTAGCCGACTATGTGCGGGATCGGCTCTCCGAACTGGGGGTGAACCTGGCGGACCGTGGATTCAAAGTGGAAAGGATCTCGTGCCTGCAGGTCAAGCGGGAACGCATCCAGACAGAAACATCCCCCGAAGTCTCGCAACTGATCGAGAGCGATCGCATGCACATAGTGGCATAG
- a CDS encoding chemotaxis protein CheA, whose protein sequence is MDTRIIEEIAAKIDELALKAVMLEATDVGGMGDLLNQTESLLGYESPGNVIVIISRSLCSLVETIIMNQDQDLSRHMGMMAKGVSLLQEGLRCMKLGDSLPAGSIESYWEELRELGVEVESGKPQVTDSSPEKTQTDEVQKVAVEEAEVQEPQERPPSEAEKPQEQNLIVDSDTCYEFITETLSNLEEVEPLVVELESDPTNKEIIGAIFRCFHTAKGVSGFLNLRRMNRYTHESENLLDEVRNDRIHFDQRIGDFLFEGFDFLREMLEGIRANLDKSIPYEPDYDVDPGIQRIHALLSDTYQPEVPAPDEDVREPIGRILVDMKRVTPEDIDSALEMQKETPSKKIGEILSAEGKVTGKDVDEALNRQKSAEPTIRVATEKLDHIVDMVGELVIAQALVAENPVIQQTSDQKLVKDFSQLNRITSELQKTAMSMRMVPIRQTFQKMVRLVRDLSRKSGKLVDLTMAGEDTEIDRNLVDQVYDPLVHMVRNAMDHGLESPDERVSAGKSPSGALQLRAYHQGGHLFIEIAEDGRGLDRDKILKKAIDRGLVKPGGDYSDNEVFNFIFLPGFSTAERITDISGRGVGMDVVKKFVEKVRGIVEIKSTPGRGSTFIIKLPLTLAIIDGIVVMVGGERYIIPAQSVKESLQARKDQYITVSGKGEAINIRGKIFSLIRLHRIFDIKTEKTSLEDAILAVVEYENREACLMVDDVVGKQEVVIKSLGHRLSKVKGFSGGTILGDGRVGLILDIKGVMDIHEND, encoded by the coding sequence ATGGACACCCGAATCATTGAGGAAATTGCTGCCAAAATAGATGAGTTGGCGCTAAAAGCGGTCATGCTGGAGGCCACGGATGTTGGTGGCATGGGCGATCTGCTCAACCAGACCGAATCCCTTCTGGGCTATGAATCTCCGGGCAACGTGATTGTAATCATCTCCCGGTCGCTGTGCAGCCTGGTCGAGACGATCATCATGAATCAGGATCAGGATCTTTCCCGCCATATGGGCATGATGGCCAAGGGGGTTTCTCTGCTTCAGGAAGGACTCCGCTGCATGAAACTCGGCGACTCACTGCCTGCCGGCTCCATCGAATCGTATTGGGAGGAGCTGAGGGAATTGGGTGTCGAGGTGGAAAGCGGCAAACCCCAGGTGACGGATTCGTCGCCTGAAAAGACGCAAACGGACGAAGTTCAAAAGGTGGCCGTGGAAGAAGCCGAGGTACAAGAGCCCCAAGAGAGACCGCCCTCAGAGGCCGAAAAGCCTCAGGAACAAAATCTCATTGTCGACAGCGACACGTGTTATGAATTTATTACGGAAACCCTCTCCAACCTGGAAGAGGTGGAACCCCTCGTTGTCGAGTTGGAGTCGGATCCGACCAACAAGGAAATCATCGGCGCTATATTCCGCTGTTTCCATACGGCGAAGGGAGTCTCCGGTTTCCTGAACCTTCGGCGAATGAACCGGTATACACACGAGTCGGAAAACCTTTTGGACGAAGTTCGAAACGATCGTATTCACTTCGACCAGAGAATCGGGGACTTTCTTTTCGAAGGTTTTGACTTCCTCCGGGAAATGCTCGAGGGGATCCGAGCCAATCTGGACAAGAGCATCCCCTATGAACCCGATTACGATGTCGATCCGGGCATACAACGCATCCATGCGCTGCTGTCGGATACGTACCAGCCTGAGGTTCCCGCGCCGGACGAGGATGTTAGAGAGCCGATCGGCCGGATCTTGGTGGACATGAAGCGGGTTACCCCCGAAGACATAGACTCCGCCCTGGAAATGCAGAAGGAAACTCCCTCCAAGAAGATCGGGGAAATCCTTTCGGCGGAAGGCAAAGTCACCGGCAAAGACGTGGACGAAGCGCTGAACCGGCAGAAATCCGCTGAGCCCACCATCAGGGTGGCCACCGAGAAACTCGATCACATTGTGGACATGGTAGGTGAATTGGTCATCGCCCAAGCTCTCGTTGCGGAAAATCCGGTGATTCAGCAAACCAGCGACCAGAAGCTTGTCAAGGACTTCTCCCAGTTGAACAGGATCACTTCCGAGCTTCAGAAAACCGCTATGAGTATGCGGATGGTGCCCATTCGGCAGACTTTCCAGAAAATGGTTCGCCTTGTGCGTGATCTGTCCCGAAAATCCGGCAAACTGGTCGATCTCACCATGGCGGGCGAGGACACGGAGATTGACCGGAACTTGGTGGACCAGGTCTATGACCCCCTCGTCCACATGGTCCGCAACGCCATGGATCATGGGCTGGAATCACCGGACGAACGAGTCTCGGCAGGGAAATCACCTTCCGGCGCGCTCCAACTCAGGGCCTATCATCAGGGAGGCCATCTGTTTATCGAGATTGCGGAGGACGGTCGAGGACTGGATCGTGACAAAATTCTGAAAAAGGCGATTGACCGAGGACTCGTCAAGCCGGGCGGCGACTATTCGGATAATGAAGTCTTCAACTTCATATTCCTTCCGGGGTTCTCGACGGCGGAAAGGATCACCGACATTTCCGGAAGGGGTGTGGGAATGGATGTGGTCAAGAAGTTCGTCGAAAAAGTTCGAGGAATCGTGGAGATAAAGTCCACTCCCGGCCGAGGCTCGACATTCATCATCAAGCTGCCTTTGACGCTGGCCATCATCGACGGCATTGTTGTCATGGTAGGGGGAGAACGATATATTATTCCGGCTCAATCGGTGAAGGAATCGCTTCAAGCCCGAAAGGACCAATACATTACCGTGTCTGGAAAGGGCGAGGCTATAAACATCCGAGGCAAGATTTTCAGCCTGATCCGTCTGCACCGGATTTTTGATATCAAAACGGAAAAAACCAGCCTCGAGGATGCGATTCTCGCGGTCGTGGAATACGAAAACCGAGAAGCCTGCCTTATGGTGGATGACGTAGTGGGAAAGCAGGAAGTCGTCATCAAGAGTCTGGGACACCGCCTGAGTAAAGTGAAGGGCTTCAGCGGTGGAACGATTCTCGGAGACGGCCGGGTGGGACTGATTCTGGACATCAAGGGCGTGATGGACATTCATGAGAATGATTAG
- a CDS encoding protein-glutamate O-methyltransferase gives MTEPVDAEQMEITDTEFKTFSDFVYSYCGINLHEGKKEMVRARVGKQMRLKGFGSFDDYFKFVLSDESGSEVVGLINAISTNLTSFYRESRHFDFLTHEVIPELNRSRVSRRIRAWSAGCSTGEEPYTLAMVFHEGLQAELLRDFKILATDISTRVLETAMRGVYPEERVQTIDPLLIHKYFQKGVSNQRGFYKAKDELQKLVHFARLNLMKPFPMKGPFDVIFCRNVMIYFDQPSREQLVSRFFDFLAAGGYFFVGHSESLTGVRHPFKYVGPSIYRK, from the coding sequence ATGACGGAACCGGTCGACGCGGAACAAATGGAAATTACAGATACTGAATTCAAAACCTTTTCGGATTTCGTCTACTCATATTGCGGCATCAACCTCCACGAGGGCAAAAAGGAGATGGTCAGGGCCCGAGTGGGAAAACAGATGCGTCTCAAGGGCTTCGGCAGCTTTGACGATTACTTCAAGTTCGTCCTGAGCGACGAATCCGGAAGTGAAGTTGTTGGTCTCATTAACGCCATATCGACCAACCTGACCAGTTTTTACAGAGAATCCAGGCACTTCGACTTCTTAACTCATGAAGTGATTCCGGAGCTGAACAGAAGCCGGGTATCCCGAAGGATTCGAGCTTGGAGCGCAGGCTGTTCGACGGGCGAGGAGCCTTACACGCTTGCCATGGTTTTTCATGAAGGTCTCCAGGCAGAACTACTGAGAGACTTCAAGATTCTGGCTACCGATATTTCCACCCGGGTTCTGGAAACCGCGATGAGGGGCGTCTATCCGGAAGAGCGAGTCCAGACCATTGATCCGCTCCTGATCCACAAGTATTTTCAAAAAGGCGTAAGCAATCAGAGGGGATTTTACAAGGCTAAGGACGAACTCCAAAAATTGGTTCATTTCGCTCGACTCAATCTCATGAAGCCTTTTCCCATGAAGGGTCCGTTCGATGTGATTTTCTGTCGAAATGTAATGATCTATTTCGATCAGCCTTCCAGGGAACAACTGGTTTCGCGATTTTTTGATTTTCTCGCTGCCGGAGGATACTTTTTCGTCGGGCACTCGGAGAGTCTGACGGGCGTACGGCATCCTTTCAAGTACGTCGGCCCGAGCATTTACAGGAAATAG